In Mycobacterium stomatepiae, the following are encoded in one genomic region:
- the glnA gene encoding type I glutamate--ammonia ligase, whose product MTEKTPDDVFKLAKDENVEFVDVRFCDLPGIMQHFTIPISFFDQSVFDDGLAFDGSSIRGFQSIHESDMLLLPDPATAQIDLFTEAKTLNLNFFVHDPFTLEAYSRDPRNVARKAENYLKSTGVADTAYFGAEAEFYIFDSVSFDSRTNGSFYEVDAISGWWNTGSPTEEDGSPNRGYKVRPKGGYFPVAPVDHYVDLRSRMLQNLIKAGFSLEKGHHEVGTGGQAEINYKFNTLLHAADDMQLYKYIVKNTAWQAGKTVTFMPKPLFGDNGSGMHTHQSLWKDGNPLMYDETGYAGLSDTARHYIGGLLHHAPSLLAFTNPTVNSYKRLVPGFEAPINLVYSQRNRSACVRIPITGSNPKAKRLEFRCPDSSGNPYLAFAAMLMAGLDGIKNKIEPQAPVDKDLYELPPEEAANIPQAPVQLSAVIDRLEEDHEYLTEGGVFTPDLIETWISFKRENEILPVQVRPHPYEFALYYDV is encoded by the coding sequence GTGACGGAAAAGACGCCCGACGACGTCTTCAAGCTCGCCAAGGACGAAAACGTCGAATTTGTCGATGTGCGGTTCTGTGACCTGCCCGGCATCATGCAACACTTCACGATCCCGATTTCGTTCTTCGACCAAAGCGTTTTCGACGATGGCTTGGCGTTCGACGGCTCGTCGATTCGCGGTTTCCAGTCGATCCACGAGTCGGACATGTTGCTGCTGCCGGACCCGGCGACCGCGCAGATCGACCTGTTCACTGAAGCCAAGACGCTGAACCTCAACTTCTTCGTGCACGACCCCTTCACCCTCGAGGCGTACTCACGCGACCCGCGCAACGTCGCGCGCAAGGCGGAGAACTACCTGAAGAGCACCGGCGTCGCTGACACCGCCTACTTCGGTGCCGAGGCCGAGTTCTACATCTTCGACTCGGTGAGCTTCGACTCGCGCACCAACGGCTCGTTCTACGAGGTCGACGCGATCTCGGGTTGGTGGAACACCGGCTCGCCCACCGAAGAGGACGGCAGCCCCAACCGCGGTTACAAGGTGCGCCCCAAGGGTGGCTACTTCCCGGTCGCGCCGGTCGACCATTACGTCGACCTGCGCAGCAGGATGCTGCAGAACCTGATCAAGGCCGGCTTCAGCCTGGAGAAGGGCCACCACGAGGTGGGCACCGGTGGTCAGGCCGAGATCAACTACAAGTTCAACACCCTGCTGCACGCGGCCGACGACATGCAGCTGTACAAGTACATCGTCAAGAACACCGCGTGGCAGGCGGGCAAAACCGTCACGTTCATGCCCAAGCCGCTGTTCGGCGACAACGGCTCCGGCATGCACACCCACCAGTCGCTGTGGAAAGACGGCAACCCGTTGATGTACGACGAGACCGGGTACGCCGGCCTGTCGGACACCGCCCGCCACTACATCGGCGGCCTGCTGCACCACGCGCCGTCGCTGCTGGCGTTCACCAACCCGACGGTCAACTCGTACAAGCGCCTGGTGCCCGGCTTCGAGGCCCCGATCAACCTGGTCTACAGCCAGCGCAACCGCTCGGCGTGTGTGCGTATCCCGATCACCGGCAGCAACCCGAAGGCCAAGCGGCTCGAATTCCGTTGCCCCGACTCGTCGGGCAACCCGTACCTGGCGTTCGCGGCCATGCTGATGGCCGGGCTGGACGGGATCAAGAACAAGATCGAGCCGCAGGCGCCGGTCGACAAGGACCTCTACGAGCTGCCGCCCGAAGAGGCCGCCAACATCCCGCAGGCGCCGGTTCAGCTGTCCGCGGTGATCGACCGCCTGGAAGAGGACCACGAATACCTCACTGAGGGAGGCGTTTTCACGCCCGACTTGATCGAGACGTGGATCAGCTTCAAGCGCGAAAACGAGATCCTGCCGGTTCAGGTTCGGCCGCACCCGTACGAGTTCGCGCTGTACTACGACGTGTAA
- a CDS encoding PaaI family thioesterase, whose translation MSQGAGAFDAMFEVLSAAEADRVTGLYAPLADAVRELIDATIRTEADDEIVHQARAQIEAVTAQLRQRIRPVGVTFRLGDRPLPLGNAAIGLCNPIAPPVVVHHDGDGRCCSEFVLGSAYEGPPGRVHGGVSALVLDHMLGEAASEGLSRARFTGAITVKYLRGTPLGPLRCDAWIDRTEGAKAFAKGSISDAEGVTVEAEGVFIEPAWARDIR comes from the coding sequence TTGAGTCAGGGAGCAGGCGCGTTCGACGCGATGTTCGAGGTGCTCAGCGCCGCAGAAGCTGATCGAGTGACGGGGCTCTACGCTCCGTTGGCCGACGCGGTTCGCGAACTCATCGACGCCACCATCCGGACCGAGGCCGACGACGAGATCGTCCACCAGGCGCGTGCCCAGATCGAGGCGGTCACTGCGCAGCTGCGTCAACGGATCCGGCCGGTCGGAGTCACCTTTCGGCTCGGCGATCGTCCGCTGCCGTTGGGTAACGCCGCGATCGGGTTGTGCAATCCGATCGCCCCGCCGGTCGTCGTCCACCACGACGGTGACGGGCGCTGCTGCAGTGAGTTCGTGCTCGGCTCGGCCTACGAGGGCCCGCCCGGCCGGGTGCACGGCGGCGTCAGCGCGCTGGTCCTCGACCACATGCTCGGCGAGGCGGCCAGCGAGGGACTGTCCAGGGCCCGTTTCACCGGAGCTATCACCGTGAAGTACCTGCGCGGCACTCCGTTGGGCCCGCTTCGTTGCGACGCCTGGATCGACCGCACCGAAGGCGCGAAAGCCTTTGCTAAGGGCAGCATTTCGGATGCGGAAGGGGTGACCGTGGAGGCAGAGGGCGTCTTCATCGAACCGGCGTGGGCGCGAGATATCCGATGA
- a CDS encoding BBE domain-containing protein encodes MFGLTVVPPGQEVADYRDSGRELLGALRPWLHDMTNPSFVGPADTLDDRVKRVYEPAVYDTLQTVKERYDPHNRFRLNHNIPPRFAA; translated from the coding sequence ATGTTCGGCCTGACCGTGGTGCCGCCCGGACAAGAAGTGGCGGACTATCGCGACTCGGGCCGTGAACTCCTTGGGGCACTGCGTCCTTGGCTGCACGACATGACCAACCCAAGCTTCGTGGGCCCAGCCGACACGCTCGACGATCGCGTCAAGCGGGTCTATGAGCCCGCGGTTTACGACACATTGCAAACGGTCAAGGAGCGCTACGACCCGCACAACAGGTTCCGGCTCAACCACAACATCCCGCCGCGTTTCGCCGCGTAG
- a CDS encoding FAD-binding oxidoreductase: MESWRNNLSELRGLLRGPVFTPDDAGYDREVAVFNMAVRHRPALVVGATGAADVSEAVRFAARNGLNVAVLNTGHGPTVGAEADTLMITMRRMSGITIDAERYWARVDARVRFGQLVDSAALYGLAPLPGSSSGVGVVGYTLAGGASSTMGRKYGWAADHVTAMDVLTADGELRCVSPESESDLFGALLGGKSNFGVVVAMEFTLFPVTQLYAGALFYSGQYTRQVLQAYRELTASAPDELTTGFALLNLPPLPSPPPFMQGQLTVSVRVSYVGDAHTGSALIDPLRQAAPALGDAVTSMPYTQFASISNDPTDPAPPSSISGCFEN, from the coding sequence ATGGAATCGTGGCGAAACAATCTTTCCGAACTACGGGGCCTGCTGCGGGGGCCTGTCTTCACGCCTGACGACGCGGGATACGACCGCGAGGTAGCGGTGTTCAATATGGCGGTGCGGCACCGGCCCGCGCTCGTGGTCGGCGCTACCGGCGCTGCGGACGTATCCGAAGCGGTCAGGTTCGCGGCACGCAACGGCCTCAATGTCGCCGTCCTTAACACCGGTCACGGACCGACCGTGGGCGCCGAGGCCGACACGTTGATGATCACGATGAGACGCATGTCGGGAATCACTATCGATGCCGAAAGATATTGGGCGCGAGTCGATGCCCGAGTTCGTTTCGGACAGTTGGTCGATTCTGCCGCACTGTACGGGCTGGCTCCGCTGCCCGGTTCCTCGTCAGGGGTGGGCGTCGTCGGCTACACGCTGGCCGGCGGGGCGAGTTCGACGATGGGGCGCAAGTACGGCTGGGCGGCCGATCATGTCACTGCCATGGATGTGCTGACTGCAGACGGCGAATTACGTTGTGTGTCACCAGAATCTGAATCCGATCTGTTCGGCGCGTTACTGGGTGGCAAAAGCAACTTTGGGGTTGTCGTCGCGATGGAGTTCACACTCTTTCCGGTGACCCAGCTGTATGCCGGAGCGCTCTTTTACTCCGGGCAGTACACGCGGCAGGTGCTGCAGGCTTACCGAGAACTCACCGCGTCGGCGCCCGACGAGCTGACGACTGGATTCGCGCTGCTGAATCTTCCTCCGTTACCCAGCCCGCCGCCATTTATGCAGGGGCAGTTGACCGTATCGGTACGAGTCTCCTATGTCGGTGACGCACACACCGGCTCGGCTCTGATCGACCCACTGCGCCAGGCGGCCCCCGCGCTGGGCGATGCTGTAACCAGCATGCCGTACACCCAGTTCGCCAGCATCAGCAACGACCCGACCGATCCCGCCCCGCCGTCGAGCATTTCGGGCTGCTTCGAGAACTGA
- the lipB gene encoding lipoyl(octanoyl) transferase LipB, translating into MSSIRSQTAAIDVRQLRTVEYRTAWQLQRDLADARVAGGSDTLLLLEHPAVYTAGRRTEPHERPADGTPVVDTDRGGKITWHGPGQLVGYPIIGLAEPLDVVNYVRRLEESLIKVCRDVGLDAGRVDGRSGVWLPGRPARKIAAIGVRVSRATALHGFALNCDCDLGAYAAIVPCGITDAGVTSLSAELGRTVTVDEVRPAVAAAVCDALDGVLPVGAHDTTRVASAM; encoded by the coding sequence ATGAGCTCTATCCGGTCGCAGACCGCCGCGATCGACGTCCGTCAACTGCGGACGGTCGAATATCGCACCGCCTGGCAGCTGCAGCGCGACCTGGCCGACGCCCGTGTCGCCGGCGGCAGCGACACCCTGCTGCTGCTCGAGCACCCCGCTGTCTACACCGCCGGACGGCGCACCGAGCCGCACGAGCGACCCGCGGACGGTACGCCTGTCGTCGACACCGACCGCGGTGGCAAGATCACCTGGCACGGCCCGGGGCAATTGGTCGGCTACCCCATCATCGGGCTAGCCGAACCCCTCGATGTGGTGAATTACGTTCGGCGCCTTGAGGAATCGCTGATCAAGGTGTGCCGCGATGTGGGCCTGGACGCGGGCCGGGTCGACGGCCGCTCCGGCGTGTGGCTGCCCGGGCGGCCCGCCCGCAAGATCGCCGCGATCGGCGTCCGGGTCTCCCGGGCGACCGCGCTGCACGGGTTCGCGCTCAACTGCGACTGCGACCTGGGCGCCTACGCCGCGATCGTGCCGTGCGGCATCACCGACGCCGGGGTGACGTCGTTGTCCGCCGAACTCGGGCGCACCGTTACCGTCGACGAGGTCCGCCCGGCTGTCGCGGCGGCCGTGTGCGACGCCCTCGACGGCGTCTTACCGGTGGGGGCACACGACACCACCCGCGTAGCATCAGCGATGTGA
- a CDS encoding DUF4191 domain-containing protein, translated as MAKPRSTAENKAARAAAASERKAAAKERRGQLWQAFNVQRKQDKRLLPYMIGAFVLIVAVSVTVGVLVGGFTMFTLIPLGVMLGALVAFIIFGRRAQKSIYRQAEGQTGAAAWVLDNLRGKWRVTPGVAATGHFDAVHRVIGRPGVIFVGEGSTTRVKPLLAQEKKRTARLVGDIPIYDIVVGNGDGEIPLSKLERHLTRLPANISVKQMDTLESRLAALGSRAGAAVMPKGPMPNAGKMRGVQRTVRRK; from the coding sequence ATGGCTAAACCCCGCAGTACCGCCGAGAACAAGGCCGCCCGGGCAGCGGCGGCATCCGAACGCAAGGCGGCGGCCAAGGAGCGCCGCGGCCAGCTGTGGCAGGCGTTCAATGTTCAGCGCAAACAGGACAAGCGCCTGCTCCCGTACATGATCGGTGCCTTCGTCCTGATCGTGGCGGTCTCCGTGACGGTGGGCGTGCTGGTTGGTGGGTTCACGATGTTCACCCTGATCCCGCTCGGCGTGATGCTGGGCGCGCTGGTGGCGTTCATCATCTTCGGCCGGCGGGCCCAGAAATCGATCTACCGCCAGGCCGAGGGGCAGACCGGCGCGGCGGCCTGGGTGCTGGACAACCTGCGCGGCAAGTGGCGGGTGACGCCGGGGGTCGCGGCCACCGGCCACTTCGACGCGGTGCATCGGGTGATCGGCCGACCGGGCGTCATCTTCGTCGGAGAGGGATCGACGACCCGCGTCAAACCGCTTCTGGCCCAAGAGAAGAAGCGCACCGCGCGGCTGGTCGGCGACATACCGATCTACGACATCGTCGTCGGCAACGGTGACGGCGAAATTCCGCTGTCCAAGCTGGAGCGGCATCTGACCCGGCTTCCGGCCAACATCAGCGTCAAGCAGATGGACACGCTGGAGTCGCGGTTGGCCGCGCTGGGGTCGCGGGCCGGTGCCGCCGTCATGCCCAAGGGGCCGATGCCCAACGCCGGCAAGATGCGCGGCGTGCAGCGCACCGTGCGCCGCAAGTAA
- a CDS encoding bifunctional [glutamine synthetase] adenylyltransferase/[glutamine synthetase]-adenylyl-L-tyrosine phosphorylase codes for MVVTRPTTERPKLPSVGRLGLVDPPASQRLGQLGWTAQDDKAHVDLLWALSRAPDPDAALRALVRLAENPDTGWDELNAALLNERPLRGRLFSVLGSSLTLGDHLVANPKSWKLLRGKVKLPTRDELHQAFIDCVTDALAEPNSVVPRLGALYRDHLLVLAALDLAATVEDEPVLPFVEVGAQLSDMADAVLAASLRAAEATVCGDRTPPRLAVIAMGKCGARELNYVSDVDIIFVAEQADTLSTRVATEMMRVASTACFQVDAGLRPEGRSGELVRTVESHVAYYKRWAKTWEFQALLKARAAVGDAELGKRYLDELMPMVWIACEREDFVGEVQAMRRRVEQLVPSEVRNRELKLGSGGLRDVEFAVQLLQLVHGRSDASLHVASTVDALAALGAGGYVGREDAANLTASYEFLRLLEHRLQLQRLKRTHLLPEADDEEAVRWLARAAHIRPDGRHDAAGVLREELKHQNVRVSQLHAKLFYQPLLESIGPPGLEISHGMTPEAAERQLAALGYEGPQTALNHMSALVNQSGRRGRVQSVLLPRLLNWMSYTPDSDAGLLAYRRLSEALASETWYLATLRDKPAVARRLMNVLGTSAYVPDLLMRAPRVIQDYGDAPAGPKLIETEPAVVARGLIASAARHQDPVRAIAAARTLRRRELARIGSADLLGMLEVRDVCKALTSVWVAVLQAALDALTRANLPEDGKAPAVISVIGMGRLGGAELGYGSDADVMFVCEPASGVEDSAAVKWSTTIAEQVRTLLGTPSVDPPLEVDANLRPEGRSGALVRTLGSYAAYYEQWAQPWEIQALLRAHAVAGDAELGQRFLLMADTTRYPADGVSAEAVQEIRRIKARVESERLPRGADPKTHTKLGRGGLADVEWTVQLLQLQHAHEIPALHNTSTLESLDVIAETGLAPEDEVDLLRQAWLTATRARNALVLVRGKPTDQLPGPGRQLNAVAVAAGWHNDDGSEFLDNYLRVTRRAKAVVRKVFGT; via the coding sequence TTGGTCGTGACTCGACCCACGACTGAGCGCCCGAAGCTGCCCAGCGTCGGGCGGCTCGGGTTGGTCGATCCCCCCGCGAGTCAGCGTCTGGGGCAACTGGGCTGGACGGCCCAGGATGACAAGGCGCACGTCGACCTGTTGTGGGCGTTGTCGCGGGCGCCCGATCCGGACGCCGCGCTGCGGGCGCTGGTTCGGCTCGCCGAGAACCCGGACACCGGATGGGACGAGCTCAACGCCGCGTTGCTCAACGAGCGCCCGTTGCGCGGGCGACTGTTCTCGGTGCTGGGTTCGTCGCTGACCCTTGGCGATCATCTGGTCGCCAACCCGAAGTCCTGGAAACTGCTGCGGGGCAAGGTCAAACTACCGACCCGCGACGAGCTGCACCAGGCATTCATCGACTGCGTGACCGACGCCTTGGCCGAGCCGAATTCGGTGGTGCCGCGGTTGGGCGCGCTGTACCGCGACCACCTGCTGGTGCTGGCGGCCCTCGACCTGGCCGCGACGGTCGAGGACGAGCCGGTGCTGCCGTTCGTCGAGGTCGGCGCCCAGCTCTCGGACATGGCCGACGCGGTGCTGGCGGCGTCGCTGCGGGCGGCCGAGGCCACCGTCTGCGGCGACCGGACGCCGCCGCGGCTGGCGGTCATCGCGATGGGCAAATGCGGTGCGCGCGAATTGAACTACGTCAGCGACGTCGACATCATCTTCGTCGCCGAGCAGGCCGACACGCTGTCGACTCGGGTGGCCACCGAGATGATGCGGGTGGCGTCGACGGCGTGCTTCCAAGTGGACGCCGGGCTGCGGCCGGAGGGCCGCAGCGGTGAGCTGGTCCGCACGGTCGAATCGCACGTCGCCTACTACAAGCGCTGGGCGAAAACCTGGGAGTTCCAGGCGTTGCTGAAAGCCCGCGCCGCCGTCGGCGACGCGGAACTCGGTAAGCGCTATCTCGACGAGCTGATGCCGATGGTCTGGATCGCCTGCGAGCGCGAGGACTTCGTGGGCGAAGTGCAGGCCATGCGGCGCCGGGTCGAGCAGCTGGTGCCCTCCGAGGTCCGTAACCGCGAACTCAAGCTCGGTAGTGGTGGATTGCGGGATGTGGAGTTCGCCGTGCAGCTGCTGCAGTTGGTGCACGGCCGCAGCGACGCGTCCCTGCACGTGGCGTCGACGGTCGATGCGCTGGCCGCCCTGGGTGCGGGCGGCTACGTCGGCCGGGAGGACGCCGCGAACCTCACTGCGTCGTATGAGTTTCTGCGATTGCTCGAGCACCGGCTGCAGCTGCAGCGACTCAAGCGCACCCATCTGTTGCCGGAGGCCGACGACGAGGAGGCGGTGCGCTGGCTGGCCCGCGCGGCCCACATCCGTCCGGACGGTCGCCACGATGCGGCCGGGGTGCTGCGCGAGGAGCTCAAGCACCAGAACGTGCGGGTGTCCCAGCTGCACGCCAAGCTCTTCTATCAGCCGCTGCTGGAGTCGATCGGGCCGCCCGGCCTGGAAATCTCGCACGGCATGACGCCGGAAGCCGCCGAGCGCCAGCTGGCTGCGCTGGGCTACGAGGGGCCACAGACCGCGCTGAACCACATGTCGGCGTTGGTCAACCAGAGCGGCCGTCGCGGGCGTGTGCAGTCGGTGCTGCTGCCCAGGCTGCTGAACTGGATGTCGTACACGCCGGATTCCGATGCCGGGTTGCTGGCCTACCGGCGCCTGTCCGAGGCGCTGGCGTCGGAGACCTGGTACCTGGCCACGCTGCGCGACAAGCCCGCGGTGGCTCGCCGGCTGATGAACGTGCTGGGGACATCCGCGTACGTTCCGGACCTATTGATGCGCGCCCCCAGGGTGATTCAGGACTACGGCGACGCGCCGGCCGGCCCGAAGCTGATCGAGACGGAGCCCGCCGTGGTGGCTCGCGGGCTGATCGCGTCGGCGGCCCGGCACCAGGACCCGGTGCGGGCCATCGCCGCCGCCCGCACGCTTCGCCGCCGCGAACTGGCCCGCATCGGGTCGGCGGACCTGCTCGGCATGCTCGAGGTCCGCGACGTGTGCAAGGCGCTCACGTCCGTGTGGGTGGCGGTGCTACAGGCGGCATTGGACGCGCTGACCCGGGCCAACCTACCCGAGGACGGCAAGGCGCCGGCGGTGATCTCGGTCATCGGGATGGGCCGGTTGGGCGGCGCCGAGCTGGGCTACGGTTCCGACGCCGACGTGATGTTCGTCTGCGAACCGGCCAGCGGCGTCGAGGATTCCGCCGCGGTCAAGTGGTCGACGACAATCGCCGAGCAGGTGCGCACTCTGCTGGGGACGCCGAGCGTCGACCCGCCTCTGGAGGTGGACGCGAACCTGCGACCCGAGGGCCGCAGCGGCGCGTTGGTCCGCACCCTGGGGTCGTACGCCGCCTACTACGAACAGTGGGCACAGCCGTGGGAGATCCAGGCGCTGCTGCGCGCACACGCGGTCGCCGGTGACGCGGAATTGGGACAGCGGTTCTTGCTGATGGCCGACACGACCCGGTACCCGGCCGACGGGGTGTCCGCCGAGGCGGTGCAGGAGATTCGCCGGATCAAAGCCCGCGTCGAGTCCGAACGGCTGCCGCGCGGCGCCGATCCCAAAACCCATACCAAGCTCGGTCGCGGGGGACTGGCCGACGTCGAGTGGACGGTGCAGCTGCTGCAACTGCAGCACGCGCACGAGATCCCGGCGCTGCACAACACCTCGACACTGGAATCGCTCGACGTGATCGCCGAGACCGGGCTGGCGCCCGAGGACGAGGTGGACCTGCTGCGCCAGGCCTGGCTGACCGCAACGCGAGCCCGCAACGCGCTGGTGCTGGTGCGGGGCAAGCCGACCGACCAGCTACCGGGTCCCGGACGTCAGCTCAATGCGGTCGCGGTCGCGGCGGGCTGGCACAACGACGACGGAAGTGAGTTCTTGGACAACTATCTGCGGGTAACGCGGCGTGCAAAAGCGGTGGTGCGCAAGGTGTTCGGGACTTGA
- a CDS encoding TIGR03619 family F420-dependent LLM class oxidoreductase: MKFYISSAFLNTREIIEIAKAADELGYDGIGIPDHVVNLETLDTPYPYTKDGARRWQPFTDWPDPWVLAGALAQVTSRLRFVTTVYIPAMRNPYSAAKAIGTAAVLASGRIELGVGVGWCREEFALMTEQFDARGKRTDEMIELMRALWAPGWTEFDGEFYQTPRLEMQPTPPPIPVYVGGLSDAALRRAARNDGWIGDLIKTEHAIEAVGKLRELRAQKGLTMDDFTILTPLTDAFTTADYRRAADAGITGIITMPWMFYSGPDATLDDKIDGMQRFRKDLALDG, encoded by the coding sequence ATGAAGTTCTACATCAGCAGCGCGTTCCTCAACACCCGGGAGATCATCGAGATCGCCAAGGCCGCAGACGAACTCGGCTACGACGGCATCGGTATACCCGATCATGTGGTGAACCTGGAGACTCTCGACACGCCGTACCCGTACACCAAAGACGGGGCACGCCGCTGGCAGCCTTTCACCGACTGGCCCGACCCCTGGGTGCTGGCCGGTGCCCTGGCCCAGGTCACCAGCCGGCTGCGGTTCGTCACCACGGTCTACATTCCCGCGATGCGCAACCCCTACTCGGCAGCCAAAGCCATTGGCACCGCGGCGGTTTTGGCGTCCGGACGCATCGAGCTCGGCGTCGGCGTCGGCTGGTGCCGCGAGGAATTCGCGCTGATGACCGAACAGTTCGACGCTCGCGGCAAGCGCACCGACGAGATGATCGAGCTGATGCGGGCACTGTGGGCGCCGGGCTGGACGGAGTTCGACGGCGAGTTCTACCAGACGCCGCGGCTGGAGATGCAGCCGACGCCGCCGCCGATTCCCGTCTACGTCGGTGGGCTCAGCGATGCCGCGTTGCGCCGCGCCGCTCGGAACGACGGCTGGATCGGCGACCTGATCAAGACCGAACACGCCATCGAGGCGGTGGGCAAGCTGCGCGAGCTGCGCGCTCAAAAGGGTTTGACCATGGACGATTTCACCATCCTGACGCCGCTGACCGATGCCTTCACCACCGCCGACTATCGGCGTGCCGCGGATGCCGGTATCACGGGCATCATCACGATGCCGTGGATGTTCTACTCCGGACCCGATGCGACGCTGGACGACAAGATCGACGGCATGCAGCGCTTCCGTAAGGATCTCGCGCTAGACGGGTAG
- a CDS encoding RDD family protein yields the protein MSDSRPAYPGETLGLPQSGPGSLASMGRRLAALAIDWLIAYGLAALAMAFGMFSERMLSTAVLVIWFLLGVVAVRLYGFTPGQLALGVRVVALDGRLGVGRVAARGLLVALVVPALFSDWDGRGIQDRVTNTAVVRR from the coding sequence ATGTCGGATTCGCGCCCGGCATACCCCGGCGAGACGCTCGGCTTGCCGCAGAGCGGCCCCGGATCGTTGGCGTCGATGGGACGCCGGCTGGCGGCATTGGCGATCGACTGGCTGATTGCCTACGGTCTGGCGGCACTGGCCATGGCGTTCGGCATGTTCTCCGAACGAATGCTGTCGACGGCGGTGTTGGTGATCTGGTTTCTGCTCGGCGTTGTGGCGGTGCGGCTGTACGGATTCACGCCCGGTCAGCTGGCGCTCGGCGTGCGGGTGGTCGCGCTGGACGGACGGCTCGGCGTGGGCCGCGTGGCGGCGCGCGGGCTGCTGGTCGCCCTGGTGGTCCCGGCGTTATTCAGCGACTGGGACGGGCGGGGGATTCAGGACCGGGTGACCAACACCGCGGTGGTACGCCGCTGA
- the lipA gene encoding lipoyl synthase — translation MTVAPEGRKLLRLEVRNAQTPIERKPPWIKTRVRMGPEYTELKSLVKREGLHTVCEEAGCPNIFECWEDREATFLIGGDQCTRRCDFCQIGTGKPAELDRDEPRRVAESVQTMGLRYATVTGVARDDLPDGGAWLYAETVRAIKELNPSTGVELLVPDFNGEPARLAEVFESRPEVLAHNVETVPRIFKRIRPAFTYQRSLGVLTAAREAELVTKSNLILGMGETTDEVRTALADLHDAGCDIVTITQYLRPSARHHPVQRWVKPEEFDEFAQYAEGLGFAGVLAGPLVRSSYRAGRLYEQVVRSRASDALG, via the coding sequence GTGACTGTCGCTCCCGAAGGCCGCAAATTGCTGCGGCTGGAAGTGCGCAACGCGCAGACCCCGATCGAGCGCAAGCCACCCTGGATCAAGACACGGGTCCGGATGGGACCGGAGTACACCGAGCTCAAAAGCCTGGTCAAGCGCGAGGGTCTGCACACCGTCTGCGAAGAGGCCGGCTGCCCCAACATCTTCGAGTGCTGGGAAGACCGGGAAGCCACTTTCCTGATCGGCGGCGACCAGTGCACCCGCCGCTGCGACTTCTGCCAGATCGGCACCGGTAAGCCCGCCGAGCTGGACCGCGACGAGCCCCGGCGGGTCGCCGAGAGCGTGCAGACGATGGGGTTGCGGTACGCCACCGTCACCGGCGTCGCCCGCGACGACCTGCCCGACGGCGGGGCGTGGCTGTACGCCGAAACCGTGCGCGCCATCAAGGAACTCAACCCGTCGACCGGTGTCGAGCTGCTGGTCCCCGATTTCAACGGCGAGCCGGCCCGGCTCGCGGAGGTTTTCGAATCGCGCCCGGAAGTGTTGGCGCACAACGTCGAAACGGTGCCGCGCATCTTCAAGCGAATCCGGCCCGCGTTCACCTACCAACGCAGCCTGGGGGTGCTCACCGCGGCGCGCGAGGCCGAGCTGGTCACCAAGAGCAACCTGATCCTCGGCATGGGCGAGACCACCGACGAGGTGCGCACCGCCCTGGCCGACCTGCACGACGCCGGCTGCGACATCGTCACCATCACCCAGTACCTGCGCCCGTCGGCGCGCCACCACCCGGTGCAGCGCTGGGTGAAGCCCGAGGAGTTCGACGAGTTCGCGCAGTACGCCGAGGGTCTGGGCTTCGCGGGCGTGCTGGCCGGGCCGTTGGTGCGCTCGTCGTATCGGGCCGGGCGGCTCTACGAGCAGGTCGTACGCAGCCGCGCTTCGGACGCCCTGGGGTAA
- a CDS encoding TetR/AcrR family transcriptional regulator: MAVERRTRRAGGARRTAAVEAAAAVLAERGYENARFADVAQASGTAISTLQNYFGSREDMLIEAMRYTTEAEVNAFETVADAESDPWNRLVAMIDRNLNTPVRNHQLLLEFWRSGIRDPELRDYGEEGWARYRAPFVRTVIEGRDAGVFAPVVAPEDAVDLLFATLVGAMIPRALRFPSPSADRFRTALLRQLAATLGRPGYE; this comes from the coding sequence ATGGCCGTTGAACGTCGAACCCGACGAGCCGGTGGTGCACGCCGCACCGCGGCGGTCGAGGCGGCCGCCGCGGTGCTGGCGGAGCGGGGGTACGAGAACGCCCGCTTCGCCGATGTCGCGCAAGCAAGCGGCACGGCGATCAGCACGCTGCAGAACTACTTCGGCTCGCGCGAGGACATGCTGATCGAGGCGATGCGATACACCACCGAGGCCGAGGTGAACGCCTTCGAGACGGTGGCCGATGCCGAGAGCGACCCATGGAATCGTCTGGTAGCCATGATCGACCGGAACCTGAACACCCCGGTTCGTAATCACCAGTTGCTGCTCGAGTTCTGGCGCTCGGGCATCCGCGATCCGGAGTTGCGCGATTACGGCGAAGAGGGCTGGGCCCGCTACCGGGCGCCGTTCGTGCGGACCGTGATCGAGGGTCGCGACGCCGGTGTCTTTGCGCCGGTGGTCGCGCCCGAGGACGCCGTCGATCTGCTGTTTGCCACGCTCGTCGGCGCCATGATTCCGCGGGCGTTGCGCTTTCCCAGCCCGTCGGCCGACCGCTTCCGGACCGCGTTGCTGCGGCAGCTCGCGGCAACGCTCGGGCGCCCCGGGTACGAGTAG